One segment of Yersinia kristensenii DNA contains the following:
- a CDS encoding DUF6402 family protein, translating into MADLKVTSKLTDEQDSKQVIPIKVFKITDIPTVMDSMGWTVSARFMRKWFYDSYYEMSKKEKLNKVDMQKIDKKHIVDDIEFEWLYIASKRVGPVIDNFIRNISYIREYNGYLGRKEGVMDQLTNGLIAIISRLDQMGLVDRNDKTLKTQFLDFSDLSAIELDKKSQFNYVSIGSTLWEKATDKLDDIYGALGSFIVKVAFMNMIITKDKSGLFRLEISELGLYVRDTYEFMNDGDDQPLGYWGWGGVIKPSIVSELLGREIIKEDDENYYRVTNNSFVKYREKYKSVNRSGDFFVYSKIKKIPVDIIIHLNAVDIEEYISRSK; encoded by the coding sequence AATGGATAGTATGGGGTGGACTGTTTCAGCAAGGTTTATGAGAAAGTGGTTCTATGATTCTTATTATGAAATGAGTAAAAAGGAAAAGTTGAACAAAGTTGATATGCAAAAAATAGATAAGAAACATATAGTTGATGATATTGAGTTTGAATGGTTATACATTGCATCAAAAAGAGTTGGGCCAGTTATCGATAATTTCATACGAAATATATCATATATACGTGAATATAATGGCTATCTTGGAAGAAAAGAAGGAGTAATGGATCAGCTAACAAACGGATTAATCGCTATCATCAGCCGTTTGGACCAGATGGGGCTTGTGGATAGAAACGATAAGACATTAAAAACACAATTTCTGGACTTTAGTGATTTGTCAGCAATAGAGTTGGATAAGAAATCTCAATTTAATTATGTATCCATAGGAAGTACCTTGTGGGAAAAGGCTACCGATAAACTAGATGATATTTATGGTGCGTTAGGCTCATTTATTGTAAAGGTTGCTTTTATGAATATGATAATAACAAAGGATAAAAGTGGTCTATTCCGATTGGAAATAAGTGAATTAGGCTTATATGTTAGAGATACATACGAATTTATGAATGATGGTGATGATCAACCGTTAGGTTATTGGGGGTGGGGTGGCGTCATAAAACCAAGTATTGTAAGCGAGCTTCTAGGAAGGGAAATTATAAAAGAAGATGATGAGAATTATTATCGAGTAACAAATAATTCCTTCGTTAAGTACAGGGAGAAATACAAATCCGTCAATAGAAGTGGGGATTTTTTTGTTTATTCAAAAATAAAGAAAATACCAGTAGATATTATTATTCATTTAAATGCTGTTGATATAGAAGAATACATTTCAAGGAGCAAATAA